In Mesotoga sp. UBA6090, a single genomic region encodes these proteins:
- a CDS encoding TetR/AcrR family transcriptional regulator: MKSSDFNEARERIIKSSIELFSQKGFHATTASEIAEAAGVTKGLIYYYFNSKEEILSHLVDSLLRDATTIAMDFVQASIIQMIRDGELDIEHDRMKFIDEDSVARFLKRSLFYYDKILDYLIENRLILRILMHESLKESKHHDYLFRLLDLSRDSEDNPIFRSISEADSDFNYSPEMTLFKFFFSIMPLVTFAAYYDDFKKKSLMSDEELRNSFLQSFRVVLSSLIRGTEISLRAGNPKQS; the protein is encoded by the coding sequence TTGAAATCTTCAGATTTCAACGAGGCTCGAGAAAGAATAATAAAATCATCGATAGAGTTGTTTTCTCAGAAGGGATTTCACGCGACAACTGCAAGCGAGATAGCGGAAGCTGCGGGGGTAACCAAAGGTCTCATATACTATTACTTCAATAGCAAGGAAGAGATTCTGAGCCACCTTGTGGATTCTCTGCTAAGAGATGCGACGACGATAGCGATGGACTTCGTTCAGGCAAGTATTATCCAGATGATCAGAGATGGCGAGCTAGATATAGAGCATGACAGGATGAAGTTCATCGATGAAGATTCGGTGGCGCGTTTCCTGAAGAGGTCGCTCTTCTATTACGACAAGATACTCGACTATCTCATCGAGAACAGGCTAATTCTGAGAATATTGATGCACGAATCTTTGAAAGAAAGCAAACACCACGACTACCTTTTCAGACTGCTTGATCTATCAAGAGATTCCGAGGACAACCCGATTTTCAGATCTATTTCCGAGGCCGATAGTGACTTCAACTACTCGCCAGAAATGACACTTTTCAAATTCTTCTTCTCGATAATGCCGCTTGTAACCTTTGCGGCTTACTACGATGACTTCAAAAAGAAGAGTCTGATGAGTGATGAAGAATTGCGCAATTCCTTTCTTCAATCATTTCGAGTTGTTCTCTCTTCTCTGATAAGAGGGACCGAAATTTCGCTGAGGGCAGGAAATCCTAAACAATCTTGA